The Roseofilum capinflatum BLCC-M114 nucleotide sequence ATCTTTACAACAGGCGTTAGCGGATTATGTTCAATCCCAATTAGATCGGGTAGACGGTGTGATTTGTTCGGACTATGGGGATGGAGTCTTTTGCACTCGACCAGATGGGCAAGTCTCTCCCGTGATTCCCGCCAGCTTAAGCCATAATCGAGTAATGGTAGATACGCAAAAAGATTTGCAACGCTATCGGGGAGCAACCTTGTTTACTCCCAATTTACCGGAGGCAGAACAGGCGGTGGGTTATGCCATTGATTCGGATGAGCGGTTAATGCAAGCGGGGGAAGAGTTGTTAAAGATGACTGAAGCCAGTCATCTTTTAATGACTCGTGGAGATGAGGGGATGAGCTTGTTTACACCGGAAAAGCCCATGGTTCATATTCCCGCCTTTAACCGTCGCCAGGTGTTTGATGTTACGGGAGCTGGGGATACGGTGATTGCGGCTGTGTCTTTGGCGTTGTGTGTGGGGGCTTCGTTTTGGGAGGCGACGGTGTTGGGCAATTTGGCGGCTTCTCTGGTGGTGCGCCAGTTCGGAACGGCGACAACCCAGGGTGAAGAGATGAAACAGGCTTTGGCGGAGATGCTGGAGAATAGGGAATAGGGAATGGGGAATAGGGAATAGGGAATAGGGAATGGGGAATGGGGAATGGGTTCGTGTGATTGCTATAGTGGTCAGGGGTGTAGGGGCGGGTTCTCCCAAATCTCGACGACTGATAAATTTATGAGCTAAACCCGCCCTAATAGGTCTGAATATCAACGGTAATTTTAAGGATATTTAAGGATATGGAAAATCGTAATTCTCGTCGTGTTTTGGTTACCGGTGGTGCGGGGTTTATTGGCTCGAATTTTGTCCAGTATTGGTGCGATCGCTACCCGGAAGATCGGATGGTGGTCTTGGATGCGCTCACCTATGCGGGGAATTTGGCTAATTTACAGCCGGTGAAGGATCGTCCTCAATTTCGCTTTGTACAGGGGGATATCGGCGATCGCTCCCTCATTGACCAACTTTTAGCCGAAGAACAAATTGACACCCTGGCTCACTTCGCTGCCGAATCCCATGTAGACCGCTCTATCCTTGGGCCAGGGGCATTTGTGCAAACCAATGTGGTCGGTACATTTACCCTCTTAGAAGCTTTCCGCCAACATTATCCTACTCTATCCGATAAGGGCTTATTTTTGCATGTCTCTACCGATGAAGTGTATGGTTCTTTAGGGCCGAGCGATCGCGCCTTTCAAGAAACCACCCCCTACGCCCCCAACAGCCCCTATTCTGCCTCGAAAGCGGGGAGCGATCACCTAGTTCGCGCCTATTATCATACCTATAATTTACCCACGATTATTACCAATTGCTCCAATAATTATGGCCCCTATCAGTTTCCTGAAAAGCTGATTCCCTTGATGACCCTTAACACCTTAATCGGCAAAAACTTACCCGTTTACGGCGATGGTCAAAACATCCGAGATTGGCTTTATGTAATTGACCATTGCAGCGCTCTAGATGTGGTTATTCATAAAGGAAAACCAGGGGAAACCTACAATGTAGGGGGAAATAATGAAGTTAAAAATATTGACTTAGTGACCATTTTATGCGATCTGATGGATGAACTCGCGCCCCAGCTCCCTGTACGTCCCTGTCGGAATCTGATTACGTTTGTGAAGGATAGACTGGGACACGATCGCCGCTACGCGATCGATTCGACTAAAATTCAAACGGAACTCGGTTGGCAACCTTCAGTTACCGTGGAAGAAGGACTACGGCAAACCCTGAAATGGTATTTAGATCATCAAGATTGGTGGCAACCTCTACTGTCCCAAGACTATCAGGATTATTACCGCCAAGTTTATGAAGGGTGTTAGGGGTCGAGAGAGATGTCACCATAATTGGAAGTGGAGTCCAGACGCTCTCACCGATTGAGAACCATCTCTGAGTTATGGGACTATTAGTCCCACTGGATGTACGTTTTGGGTTTTACCCAAGACTTTCCATCCAAACAAATCGCACAACCGAATCAACTATATAGCAAACTTAAATGAGTTATGTAATGGCTGCCCCTCATCCCCTGTATATGAGTGTGGGTTCAGGATATTGATGGGTTGGTATTTACCTAAGCTAATGTTGGTATAACCCGTCCCTACGAATCCTGTATTAGACAAAATTAGACCATGATATGGTAAACTAAAATACTCGTAGGTAAAATCTGTAGAGCAATTTTCAGAGCGATCGCCCCTAACCCCCCAATCAACCCCCATTCTCTGAGCTTATTCCCTATTCCCTAGCGCGAAGCGCTATAGATCCCCTTCAATCACAACCAACGCCTCCTAATTTGCCGATATTTTGGGCGCACCTACCGCTTGTTGAAGTCCCAAAAGCCTTTTGACCTCAATGACCCGATCGCCTCTCCTTGACATCCAAACCAGGGTCTACAATCATGAGGGAACATTCCGATAGCAATATTTCTTTAACAAATGTGTCACAGGGGACACAAACCTGATAAATTGACCGAGTATCGGTAAATGATTTTGAATCGAGTTACGTTATGAAAGTCCTAGTTATTGGTGGCGACGGCTATTGTGGGTGGGCTACCGCACTCTATCTGTCTGACCATGGTTATGAAGTAGGGATTCTGGATAATCTCGTGCGTCGTCATTGGGATCAACAACTTTGTGTTGAGACCCTGACACCGATCGCACCTATTCAGCAACGGTTACGCAAATGGCATGAATTGACCGGCAAAAAGATCGATCTCTTTATTGGCGATATCAATGATTATGATTTCTTGATTCGCTCTTTGCGTCAATTTGAACCGGAAGCGATCGTCCATTTTGGCGAACAGCGCTCGGCTCCGTTTTCCATGATTGACCGCGAACATGCGGTGATGACACAAACCAATAATGTGGTTGGCAACTTAAATCTTTTGTTTGCCATGAAAGAGGAGTTTCCAGACACCCACTTAGTAAAATTGGGAACTATGGGTGAATATGGAACGCCCAATATCGATATTGAAGAAGGATATATCGAAATTAACCATAATGGACGGACAGATACCCTTCCTTATCCGAAACAACCGGGAAGTTTCTATCA carries:
- the rfaE1 gene encoding D-glycero-beta-D-manno-heptose-7-phosphate kinase, translating into MTLPADLIGQLKQNQSRLYELIDRFSQAKVLVVGDLTLDEFLTGQVERLSREAPVLILRHEETRQIPGGGANAVYNLAKLGGQIKAVGIVGKDDQGQALRRIFEEAGINTQGILIDETRPTVTKSRISGHARQSVTQQIVRVDRKSDRLPELSLQQALADYVQSQLDRVDGVICSDYGDGVFCTRPDGQVSPVIPASLSHNRVMVDTQKDLQRYRGATLFTPNLPEAEQAVGYAIDSDERLMQAGEELLKMTEASHLLMTRGDEGMSLFTPEKPMVHIPAFNRRQVFDVTGAGDTVIAAVSLALCVGASFWEATVLGNLAASLVVRQFGTATTQGEEMKQALAEMLENRE
- the rfbB gene encoding dTDP-glucose 4,6-dehydratase; this translates as MENRNSRRVLVTGGAGFIGSNFVQYWCDRYPEDRMVVLDALTYAGNLANLQPVKDRPQFRFVQGDIGDRSLIDQLLAEEQIDTLAHFAAESHVDRSILGPGAFVQTNVVGTFTLLEAFRQHYPTLSDKGLFLHVSTDEVYGSLGPSDRAFQETTPYAPNSPYSASKAGSDHLVRAYYHTYNLPTIITNCSNNYGPYQFPEKLIPLMTLNTLIGKNLPVYGDGQNIRDWLYVIDHCSALDVVIHKGKPGETYNVGGNNEVKNIDLVTILCDLMDELAPQLPVRPCRNLITFVKDRLGHDRRYAIDSTKIQTELGWQPSVTVEEGLRQTLKWYLDHQDWWQPLLSQDYQDYYRQVYEGC